The genomic segment GGCATGCAAGGTTTGGGGGATTATGTTCCGTGTGTTTCCGTGGCCGATGGCTTGGTCCATCCACCATCGGCCCCCCCTCCCGATTGTGGCCGCCCGCAATCCCTCTTAGAATGCCGGCTTCCTGCCAAGAGGAGATACGGCAATTCTCAGCTTCCAGCGTTCATCCCTCATCCGTCTGGTCGGTGTGGCAGCCGCCAGTCTGGGCGTGTTGCTGCCGGTGTCCGTGCCGGCCGAGGAAGGTCCGCAGATCCCGTTCGTCGAGCGTGAGCCCTGGAAGGAACAGGCGGTCGAGTTGCCGCCTTATCCCGACGGCCAGCACTATGTGAGTGTGCCGCTGCAGATCGCCGGCTCCCGTCTGGAAATGTCCATCGACGAGCCCTCACTGGTCATCGGTGAGGACGGCGTGGTCCGCTATGTCATGCTGCTGCGGGCACCCGGTGGCAGCGAGAATCTCTTCTACGAGGGCATCCGTTGTTCGACACGGGAATGGCGCACCTATGCCTATGGTGACAGCGCCGGCACCTGGCGCACCATCGAGGGAGGAGAGTGGGCGCCGATCCGCAATCTCGGCGTCGAGCGCTACCGCGAACGTCTGTACCGCTATTATCTCTGTGATCCCGCCATGGGTACGCTGCGTCGGGCGGAGATGCTCAGGCGTATGCGCTACGGTCTGCCCTCTGATGATCGCTTTCATTGAGCCTGGAAAAATCCTTTCAGCCACGGAAGCACACGGAAGACGCCGAAATGAAACCACGTCGTGAAGCGCTGCCTCGGCACCTGGCGGGTGACTTGGGCTGTCGTGGGAGGCCTGTGATCCTGTCCGTGTTCTTCCGTGTGCTTCCGTGGTAATCAAGTTTTGTGGGTTGATATGACTTCCAATTACGACGCCTCCGCCATCGAAGTACTCAGCGGCCTGGACCCGGTGCGTAAGCGCCCGGGCATGTATACCGATACCACGCGCCCCAACCATCTGGCCCAGGAAGTCATCGATAACAGCGTCGACGAGGCCATCGCCGGCCATGCGAAACGCATCGAGGTGACGGTCTACAAGGATGGCTCGCTGGAGGTGCGTGACGACGGCCGCGGTATGCCGGTGGACACCCATCCTGAAGAGGGTGTGCCCGGTGTCGAGGTGATTCTCACGCGCCTGCACGCCGGCGGTAAGTTCTCCGCCAAGAGCTACCAGTTCTCCGGTGGCCTGCACGGTGTCGGCGTGTCGGTGGTCAACGCGCTGTCGAAGCGGCTCGATGTGTGGGTGCGGCGT from the Gammaproteobacteria bacterium genome contains:
- a CDS encoding CNP1-like family protein, with protein sequence MAAASLGVLLPVSVPAEEGPQIPFVEREPWKEQAVELPPYPDGQHYVSVPLQIAGSRLEMSIDEPSLVIGEDGVVRYVMLLRAPGGSENLFYEGIRCSTREWRTYAYGDSAGTWRTIEGGEWAPIRNLGVERYRERLYRYYLCDPAMGTLRRAEMLRRMRYGLPSDDRFH